Part of the Cricetulus griseus strain 17A/GY unplaced genomic scaffold, alternate assembly CriGri-PICRH-1.0 unplaced_scaffold_59, whole genome shotgun sequence genome is shown below.
GCATTCATTGGAGTCTTGGAACATTTTCAAGGTGTGCACCTTCCAAGGCAGCATTTGGGTTCTGGAGTCCTGGAGTAATGGTCTGGCTTCAGAATATGAGTTAGGGGGGTATCTTGATCTCGCTGGGACCTCCAATTGTTAATCCCTCTGAATAAGAGTAAACACAGTCAAATTATTTGGTCAAATTAAGCAAGCTTTGTTTTCTGCCAGACAGGGCTATCTCCCTAAAGTGGGggcttgaaaaaaaatcaccagacACAGAAGAATGTGGGGTTTATATGGCTACCAAAACTGCAAGAGTAGGGGTGCTCAAGGGTCGGGGAATTTCCAGAGAAATTTTGGAACTTggctgaacatttaaaaattatttggccGAACATCTTATTCATTCAAGGTGTGAGTCAAACCCCATAGGGTGGGAAGCATGTTAAATTCAAGGAAGAGGCTAAAGCACTGTCAACTTTAATTTTGCAGCAAACAGAAATGGACTTGTTCTGAGCTTATAGCAAAATGGCTTCCATCCTTAAGATGGAGTTGGGTGGTCCATCATAGGTTCAACCAATTGGGTGAATTATGTTACTACTGATATTACAATGTTAAGATGCAGCAAATCCAAACCTTATGGTCTGCTCAGGCATGTGCTTTCCTTACGGTAACAGTAATGCTATTGGAGCTCATTAGTGATGCCAAAAAGAGACTGGGTTAATCTCTTCATCCAAATCATACCACACCCATaaccaacaaaacaaccaaaacaccAACAGCACCCCTTAACAACAGCACTCACTATGTTTTTgtactgttttttgagacagggtttctctgtggctttggagcctggaactccctctgtagaccaggctggcctcgaactcacagagatcctcctgcctctgcctcccgagtgcttgggattaaaggcgtgcgccaccaatgcccagcatgttttatacttttataGCCCATATTTCTTGATTAAGCAAGTATCTAGGGTATCCGATAAGATTAGAATTAAATAACAGGCACAGTTTTGAGATGGCATGGATGCTATTACAAGCAATTCCTTCTGAGATTGCATTTCTCCTTCTgactgtgaagcaggaatttggTCAGGTCTCCAAAGCCCATGAAATCCTGATTCCTTACAAGTGTGATCTCCTTTTTCTATCCTGACATTAATAAttcctatatttttttaaaaaagatttatttatttatttatttttctctgaataaTTTGATTTTACTAACAAATGTTGAACAACGGATGTTTGAACAGGGTAAAATAATTCATCCcctaaaaatgcaaattttaatgtAGCTTTCAGGAGCTATGGCATGGACAAGAGAAAACTATATAAGCAGGCTGCCTcgagggaaagaaacaaaacactctatcctaaggaaaaaataaataaataaaactttcactCAGGTAAGGAAGCATGAAAACAATTCCTAACTGGTTGTACACGTTGTGGGCTGTCCTGTAAATCGGTGCTTTACAAAGGTTTCCGAGGTGCACACCTCTCCAGGCATCTACTGGAGTAAGAAGAATCCACGCCCACAATCCTCAAGCCACAGTCAACCCGTGCCCACGAACTCATGAGAGCAGGCGCCCTCTGATCAAGGACACATTCGATTGCTGCGGAGCTTTTAGGAActgagtctttctttctttcttctaataCCCCAACCTCCTTTACTCCCTGACAGCCAGATGACCGGGATGCTGCCCTCCAGCTGCAGACGGAGGCAGAGGGGAAAGGAGGTGAGGGTGGATGAGAGGAGCTCTGCTTAGCTACCTTCTTTGCACTTGAAAGGAGAATTTTAAGTAGTACAGGCAGCGGGGGATGACTGAATGGGTAAAGGCGCTCGTGGCTGAGGCCGTGACTTGAGTGGCATTTCCAGAGCCCCCACAAAGTTTTGTGGAAAGAACGGATTCTACAAAGTTACCCTCTCACCCCCACGTGTGCATCTTGGCATGCCCCCCCactccatacatacacacacatcacatcacatacacagacacaccacacacagatacacacacatacacgtactGCATACacatccatcacacacacacacacacacacacagtacacacactgcataacatatacacacagcacacacaccacgcacatataccacacacagacacacatgtacacacactgtatacacatacacacatacaccacacacacaaacatcacacacacacacagcacacacacacacactgcacatatacacacacacacacacacacacacacacagaccacacacactgcCCAGCATGGGCTCCTTACCTGGCAGTCTTCTGTCCTTGGCGTCCCGGCTTCATTTGGCTCCAGCCAGCACCACTACCAACACAGTGAGGAGAGCAGAGACAGTTGAGGCAGCAGCGGAGCTGGTAGCATCACGAAGGTTCTTAGTGGCACGCCCTGGACCAGCCGTAAAGTGGGTAGTCATTGTGTGACCTATGGGtccttcctgtccctgcctcccagatCCTGAGGTGGACGGTGGCCTATTTTCTCACCAGAGGCAGCAGGGACCTTGACATCATGGGTGTGGTGTCTCAGGTGGCAGGTGAACTCTGGCTCCTGTCCAGGAAGAATCCAAATAGACACCCAGGTCTGGTAGGTCTCATCCCCACTGGGCAGGATGGTCCCAGGCCCAAAGGTCTGCTGCTGTACTGGCTTCCCATCCCAAAGCCAGGTCAGGGTGGCCACACGAGAACACAGATTAAAAGCCCAGCATGTAAGGGTGATCCTGCCCACTGGGTATTTCCTGCTGGTCACCTTTACCTCTGGGGGGCCTGGGAGGACATGAGGAAGGTGGTGAATGGTGAGATGAGGGAGGCAGGGACTAGACAATCACACTGTGCACTTTTGCCTTCATCCTCCACCCCGAGGCTGTGTGCCTAGTGGTAAGAGGACTGGGGAGGCCAGCAGGCAACTCCAGTGAGGCTCGCAGGCATCTCCAGTGATGCTCGCAGGCATCTCCAGTGATGCTCGCAGGCAACCCCAGTGATGCTCGCAGGCAACTCCAGTGATGCTCGCAGGCATCTCCAGTGATGCTCGCAGGCAACCCCAGTGATGCTCGCAGGCAACTCCAGTGATGCTCGCAGGCATCTCCAGTGATGCTCGCAGGCATCTCCAGTGATGCTCGCAGGCAACCCCAGTGATGCTCGCAGGCAACCCCAGTGATGCTCGCAGGCAACTCCAGTGATGCTCGCAGGCATCTCCAGTGATGCTCGCAGGCATCTCCAGTGATGCTCGCAGGCAACCCCAGTGATGCTCGCAGGCAACCCCAGTGATGCTCGCAGGCAACTCCAGTGATGCTCGCAGGCATCTCCAGTGATGCTCGCAGGCAACCCCAGTGATGCTCGCAGGCAAGTGATGCTCGCAGGCATCTCCAGTGATGCTCGCAGGCATCTCCAGTGATGCTCGCAGGCAACCCCAGTGATGCTCGCAGGCAACTCCAGTGATGCTCGCAGGCATCTCCAGTGATGCTCGCAGGCAACTCCAGTGATGCTCGCAGGCATCTCCAGTGATGCTCGCAGGCATCTCCAGTGATGCTCGCAGGCAAAGTGATGCTCGCAGGCAACCCAGTGATGCTCGCAGGCAACTCCAGTGATGCTCGCAGGCATCTCCAGTGATGCTCGCAGGCAACCCAGTGATGCTCGCAGGCATCTCCAGTGATGCTCGCAGGCATCTCCAGTGATGCTCGCAGGCAACCCCAGTGATGCTCGCAGGCAACCCCAGTGATGCTCGCAGGCAAAGATGCTCGCAGGCATCTCCAGTGATGCTCGCAGGCATCTCCAGTGATGCTCGCAGGCAGTGATGCTCGCAGGCAAGTGATGCTCGCAGGCATCTCCAGTGATGCTCGCAGGCAACCCCAGTGATGCTCGCAGGCATGATGCTCGCAGGCATCCAGATGCTCGCAGGCATCTCCAGTGATGCTCGCAGGCAACCCCAGTGATGCTCGCAGGCATGATGCTCGCAGGCATCTCCAGTGATGCTCGCAGGCATGATGCTCGCAGGCATCTCCAGTGATGCTCGCAGGCAAGTGATGCTCGCAGGCAGTGATGCTCGCAGGCAACTGATGCTCGCAGGCATGATGCTCGCAGGCATCTCCAGTGATGCTCGCAGGCAACCCCAGTGATGCTCGCAGGCAGTGATGCTCGCAGGCAAGTGATGCTCGCAGGCAGTGATGCTCGCAGGCATGATGCTCGCAGGCATGATGCTCGCAGGCATCTCCAGATGCTCGCAGGCATCTCCAGTGATGCTCGCAGGCAGTGATGCTCGCAGGCATGATGCTCGCAGGCATGATGCTCGCAGGCATCTCCAGTGATGCTCGCAGGCAACCCCAGTGATGCTCGCAGGCAACCAGTGATGCTCGCAGGCATCTCCAGTGATGCTCGCAGGCATCTCGCAGTGATGCTCGCAGGCAAGTGATGCTCGCAGGCAGTGATGCTCGCAGGCAACTGATGCTCGCAGGCAACTGATGCTCGCAGGCATCTCCAGTGATGCTCGCAGGCATCCCTCGCAGTCCAGTGATGCTCGCAGGCATCTCTCGCAGTGATGCTCGCAGGCATCTCCAGTGATGCTCGCAGGCAACTCGCAGGCAGTGATGCTCGCAGGCATCTCCAGTGATGCTCGCAGGCATGATGCTCGCAGGCAGATGCTCGCAGGCATGATGCTCGCAGGCATCTGATGCTCGCAGTGATGCTCGCAGGCATCTCCAGTGATGCTCGCAGGCAGTGATGCTCGCAGGCAAGATGCTCGCAGGCATCTCCAGTGATGCTCGCAGGCATGATGCTCGCAGGCAGATGCTCGCAGGCATCTCCAGTGATGCTCGCAGGCATCTCCAGTGATGCTCGCAGGCAACCCCAGTGATGCTCGCAGGCATCCAGTGATGCTCGCAGGCATCTCCAGATGCTCGCAGGCATCCCTCGCAGGCATGTGATGCTCGCAGGCATCTCCAGTGATGCTCGCAGGCATGATGCTCGCAGGCATGATGCTCGCAGGCAAATGCTCGCAGGCATGTGATGCTCGCAGGCAACTGATGCTCGCAGTGATGCTCGCAGGCATCTCCAGTGATGCTCGCAGGCAGTGATGCTCGCAGGCAGTGATGCTCGCAGGCAGATGCTCGCAGGCATGTGATGCTCGCAGGCATCTGATGCTCGCAGGCAAGTGATGCTCGCAGGCAAGTGATGCTCGCAGGCAGTGATGCTCGCAGGCAACCCCAGTGATGCTCGCAGGCAACTCCAGTGATGCTCGCAGGCATCTCCAGTGATGCTCGCAGGCAAGTGATGCTCGCAGGCAGTGATGCTCGCAGGCAGATGCTCGCAGGCATCTCCAGTGATGCTCGCAGGCAACTGATGCTCGCAGGCAAGATGCTCGCAGGCATCTCCAGTGATGCTCGCAGGCATGATGCTCGCAGGCAAGTGATGCTCGCAGGCATGATGCTCGCAGGCGATGCTCGCAGGCATGATGCTCGCAGGCAAGTGATGCTCGCAGGCATCTTGATGCTCGCAGGCAAGTGATGCTCGCAGGCAAGTGATGCTCGCAGGCAACCCCAGTGATGCTCGCAGGCAAATGCTCGCAGATGCTCGCAGGCATCTCCAGTGATGCTCGCAGGCAGTGATGCTCGCAGGCTGATGCTCGCAGGCAATGATGCTCGCAGGCATGTGATGCTCGCAGGCATCTCCAGTGATGCTCGCAGGCAGTGATGCTCGCAGGCAGATGCTCGCAGGCATCTCCAGTGATGCTCGCAGGCATAGTGATGCTCGTCCAGTGATGCTCGCAGGCATCTCCAGGATGCTCGCAGGCATTATCTGCCAGAAGACTTCATCAGAGGCCGAAGCTGAATCTTCCAGCACACGCATAGATGACTttgttgctgtggaataatcctcttgtaccctgtgaagatttgtcactcaaatagttttaataaaatgctgattggccaggccggaagtataggcggggtgaccaaactaaggatgatgggaaggagaagggcggAGTCAGGAGCCCTCAGTCAGATGTAGAGGGAACAGGAGAGGAACGTGCCATGCTAATAAACGTATTTCCACGTGGCAGAGCGTAAGTAAGGattatgggttaacttaaaatgtaagagctagctagttaTGAGCcggagctatcagctgagcatttataattaatatttagccTCTGAGTCGTTTATCTGGGACAGGATGGTCGGGACTGGAAATGTCCGATTACACTATGTAGGGTCAGTGGGCTTCTCTAGTTAACCGTCAACCAATGGCAGGCAGTCTGACTTTCTATCATAAAGTTGGTGTCTCATActaggagacagagagggaccaCCAGCTGTGGCTTTAATTATTTGGCTCATGAAGACTTTTGACTGGTCACCAGcatcattttttaataatttttcatttgaattagaaacaagattgttttacaagtcaatcccagttcccttctccctcccctcctcccctgccacccccaactaaaaccctgcctatcacatatcctttcttctattcttcccctgactcaacctttctgctccctcatgacctctgcatccttcctcttctccccttctcattctcgtagctcccccctcttcccgtgctctcaatttgctcaggggatcttgtccctttccccttctccagggggccatgtatgtctctcttagggtcctccttgtttcctagcttctctggcagtgtggattgtaggctggtaatcctttactctatgtctaaaatccacatatgagtgagtacatatcatgtttgtctttttgtgattgggttaccttgctcagaatggtttcttcgagttccatccattttcctgcaaatttcaagattccattgtttttttccactgagtagtactccattgtgtaaatgtaccacattttctctatccattcttcagttgaggggcatctaggctgcttccagtttctggctattacaaatagtgctgctatgaacatgttgaacagatgtccttgttgtatgaatgtgcttcttttgggtatatgcctaggagtggaattgctggatcttgtggtagaccgattcccattttcttgaggagtcgccatactgatttccaaagtggctgcacaagtggTCACCAGCATCTttagtccccaccccacccacattTCTAGGGTACTTTTCATTTCCTCCCCTTTTTTGTCATGAGACTTAGCTTTAAGTGCCACCTTTCAGGGGCCTTGCTGAGTTgtgcatacctgtgatcccagcagggCAGATGCAGGATcttgagttggaagccagccttggctatgtagtgaaaccttgtctcaagaaaaagaaaacttaaccCTTTCAAGCAAAAGCAGAACATTGGGCAAGGGACCCTGCTCTTGGGGCATAGATTGGATAGCTTGCATTTGAATCTGTAGTCCAGCTCATGGTTGGTTCCTTCTGTCTTGCCTTAACTCTGACCAAACAAGTGTGACTCCATCTTACCACCTCAGCCCAGTTGTTCATATCtacctttctctccttctggACCCAGAACATTCCAGAGAAAGATGATGATAGAGATGGAGCCCCTTGCTCCTGTTTGCTGGGGTCTGGTGTGAGATCCAGGCAACATCTGGGAAGCCCCCTCTTTTCCAATCTGAAGGACCCAATAGTGGCTCTGGAGGAGACGCTATACCCCAACTTCCAGGCATCGCCTTAGACTGTGCCACCCCTCTACACACCAGTGAGAACCAGCCACACCCCCAACCCCGGCCAAGTACCATGGAAGGAGCCATTTGGCCACAGAAATGTTccctgggggtgctgggaatgacAGTCAGTACCTGTAACCAGTGGGAATTTCTTCAAGGAAGCCAAGAATGCCTGGAGCTGATCAGGACATCCATCCTCCAAGAAAGCCTTAACTTCATCATCTCTGGGGGCATGTGTCTCCCAGACCATCTTGGTCTGCTGGGTGGAGGGCACAGCCATTGCCCACCTGAGAATCTTCTGGTCAAACACAAGGGAGTCCTGCCCATCATAGCCAAAGCGCCAGAAGCCTCCAGTGCTCCTGTTTCTCTGAAGCTCACAGCCCAAGGTTTCCTGGAGGGTGTGAAAGCCTGGCCCATCCCAGGCAGGGACCTGTCACCCTGTTGTCCCTTGACCTTAGCTCCCCTGAAGCTTCGGTCTAAAAGAGACTAACCAGCGCTCTGCCCCATGGAAGCATTTTTGCTTTATTCCACTAAGTCTGGCCAGGCCCCGCCCAGAATCAGGGCTTAAGGATCACAGAAGGGTTCTGTGTACCCCTTGGCTCTGCGCACTCACCCTCGTTATGGCCCTGCTGGTTTGTGAGCACAGCCAGCATTCTCCTGAGTTGCTCCTCCTTCTTCTGAAGGAGGTTCTCAGTTTCTCTTGTCCAGGTCTCAGCTCCTGCATGTCCCTTGATCCTGGGCCCACAGGGCCCTGCTTGTCTGCTGTCCCCCTTGTAGCATAGGAAGAGCTCATCATCCACGTATATCAGGATTCGGACTGGAGGCTGCCCAGAGTCTTCCGGAGACACGGCTGTGAGTTCATAGCGCAGTGTGTGGGtttctgagggagggagagacagtaACACAGCTGAGACGTTGGTGGCTTCCACCGTCAGCTCTGCCTTGAGGGACTGAACGCAGTCTGTGCTGTGTGAGTGTAAGACACCAGTGGAGTGCTTTGTTAGAGcatgaaagaggaaaggagggagctgCTAGGAGTAGGCGATCAGGAAATTCGGTCTCCTCACCAAAGGGTTTGAGAGTGGAGAGTGGAAATACACATGGGTTCTAATTGGGTCCTTTGAGTCACAGTGTTTCATACAACTATTGAGATGTTTGTTAGGTCCAGTAGGTGCAAAATATCCTGAGAAACAGCTCTGCAACTTATTCCTAAATAATGACTCATAGATGTTGGAAATTTGAAACTCATAGAAACTAATGGAAACAGAGCCAATGCCAAAGGGGGGATAATAAAATCCCTGTCAGTTTTTTCAAGATGGAATACAGCAATGTATTGCTTGGGTTGGGGTGGAAGTGTGGCAcgggcctttaatctcagcccaagagaggcagaggcaggcagatctctgagttcgaggccagcctggtttatagagcgagttccaggacagccagagctgttacacagagaaaccctgtctcagaaacctcTCTCcacaaaaaaaagttaaaaaggagagagagagagagagagagagagagagagagagagagagagagagagagagagagagacttctgtTGAAATATCGGCAGGTCTTGGCAGGGTGGGTGGAGCAGACTCTGAAGCTTCTGGAGTGGAGTTCAGAGCCCTCTGACtgcagatgtcaccatggccatTTCAGGTGCCTGGGGTCAGCTGAATGCTACACCTGAGTTCCAAGGAATGGTGGCCAGACTAAGCTGCTGGAGCATGAGCTAGGAACTGCCCTAgaacatctatatctatatctatatctatatctatatctatatctatatctatatctgtatctatctatctcttgTTTTCCCTCAAAGCAGGAATAACTCAATATAGATTGAACACTTCACATGGGGAAAAATCAAAACAGGCCAAAATTCTAGTACAGGGACAATCACAACCAATCACAACTATGACATAAAGCCCCTGAGCTGGTGCTGATTATATTTCCCGAGGTATTTCAGTATATCGATGGCATTATCCTCTCGTCATCTAATCAATACTTAAATGAATGCTTAATCCTCATGGTAAGGAAACTAAAAGAGCAAAATTTGAAATTTTGGGTCAGATCAATTGGGTACCtgaccctcccccaccccccaccccagacagggtttctctgaatagtcttagctgtcctggaacttactcagtggaccaggctgggctcagactcagagatcctcctgcctctgcctcccaagtgctaggattcaaggtTCCTCGGCATACTCTTATTTACCTATCACTATTGAGGATACGGAATTCCTGCCAGGTTCCACAGCCACCTTTgggttagggcttcttattggttagctctgtctaaATGGCTAATCCATtactatcaatctatgtattgccacgaggctgtggcttacccggtaATGCCCAGCATGGTGTTACTCTTCCAGCAGCccacatggtgactgactctgcctacg
Proteins encoded:
- the LOC113831945 gene encoding hereditary hemochromatosis protein homolog isoform X2 translates to MLGITGTDCVQSLKAELTVEATNVSAVLLSLPPSETHTLRYELTAVSPEDSGQPPVRILIYVDDELFLCYKGDSRQAGPCGPRIKGHAGAETWTRETENLLQKKEEQLRRMLAVLTNQQGHNEGFHTLQETLGCELQRNRSTGGFWRFGYDGQDSLVFDQKILRWAMAVPSTQQTKMVWETHAPRDDEVKAFLEDGCPDQLQAFLASLKKFPLVTGPPEVKVTSRKYPVGRITLTCWAFNLCSRVATLTWLWDGKPVQQQTFGPGTILPSGDETYQTWVSIWILPGQEPEFTCHLRHHTHDVKVPAASGRATKNLRDATSSAAASTVSALLTVLVVVLAGAK